The following coding sequences are from one Candidatus Borkfalkia ceftriaxoniphila window:
- a CDS encoding HAD family hydrolase, producing the protein MIRLAVSDLDGTLLTPERRLPENTFEIIRKLKEKGIVFGAASGRQLQNLIDFFAPVADDIVIIAENGGLGWMRGELLFCNAVPPEKVEKTLQAVHGSEGLFPLLCAPDCAYYEDLKQPFESYVNASYTHTAQADLRTVAKSVPICKIAVYDALGAEKNGIRVLPELLPDLRVIQSGMDWLDVSEKSVNKGAALSVVLKKLGISPDECMAFGDHMNDFEMLQACGHPRVPENAFYKMKEAFPHTIPSNKDYGVVRTLESLL; encoded by the coding sequence CCGACCTCGACGGAACGCTGCTCACGCCCGAAAGGCGCCTGCCGGAAAATACGTTCGAGATCATCAGAAAACTCAAAGAAAAAGGGATCGTATTCGGCGCCGCAAGCGGCCGCCAGTTACAGAATCTGATCGACTTTTTCGCACCCGTCGCCGACGATATCGTCATCATCGCGGAGAACGGCGGCCTCGGCTGGATGCGGGGCGAACTGCTCTTCTGCAACGCGGTGCCTCCCGAAAAAGTCGAAAAGACGCTGCAAGCGGTGCACGGCAGCGAGGGATTGTTTCCCCTGTTGTGCGCGCCCGACTGCGCCTATTACGAGGATTTGAAACAGCCTTTCGAAAGTTACGTGAACGCCTCGTACACGCACACGGCGCAGGCAGATTTACGGACGGTCGCAAAGAGCGTTCCCATCTGCAAGATCGCCGTCTATGACGCGCTCGGCGCGGAAAAGAACGGGATACGCGTCCTTCCGGAACTTCTGCCCGATCTCCGCGTCATTCAGTCGGGCATGGACTGGCTGGACGTTTCCGAAAAAAGCGTAAACAAGGGCGCCGCGCTCTCCGTCGTTTTAAAGAAACTGGGCATCTCACCCGACGAGTGCATGGCGTTCGGCGACCATATGAACGACTTTGAAATGTTACAGGCTTGCGGTCATCCGCGCGTGCCCGAAAACGCATTTTATAAGATGAAAGAGGCGTTTCCGCACACCATTCCTTCCAACAAAGACTACGGCGTGGTGCGTACGCTGGAAAGCCTGTTATAA